The DNA window CTAAAATTGCCTTCATTTTGTTACTTTTGTTTTGTGTAGGGGCAAAAGAGGAGGTCTGTGTAGGTGCAGAAGAGGAGTTTTGTGTAGGGGCTGGTGAGGAGGGAGTAAGTTGCACTTTGAGGTAAGCAGAAGAGTTGTAATGAACAATTTCAGGTTGTATTGATTGCAAGGAGAAGACCTCTGTCACTGACTGGCATTCTCCATCAGAATCATTCTGCCCATAATACCTGAACATCACAGCTCTGCAGGAGCAATTCTTCAAGCAGGCTTCCTTGCAATCATCTCTGTTTTTTGCATTGGCAATAATTTGGCCTTCATCAAAGTAAGAAACATCCGTAAGAGTCAAGAATTGATGGTATTGCATTTCTTGACAAGATATTGGAGTCACTGGTGCACAACCAAGATTAGCCTTCCGCTCATCAATTGGATGGAAGTAACTTGAACTAGAATTAGCCTGAAGAGGACAGATGCATTGGCCACCTGTGCATATCCCGTAATCTCCACACACTGTTGGGAAAGCACAATCATCAGGGAATTTCTGGATTACATCCGATACCATCGTCCAATTTGATCCTGCATCAAACCACTCATACAACCTCAAGTGTCCATCAGACTCTAACCTTATGTACTGGGTGGACTTTGCTTCTGGTAGTGCAATAATGGCTTCAGGCTTTCCTGCCTGGGTGGTATGCATAAAGATGCCGAGGCTGCCATTCATGAAGGTAACCCTTGTCGGATATTTTCCACTCTTGTTTGTTCTCACGTCAGCCTCATAGTAGAGTTGAGGCGGCGTGGATTCAACATAACCATATAAACCATCTGAAAGAACAGTCATGTACAACTTACTCTCAGTCCAATTTGTGTTGGAGGTATTTGCTCTCAGCCTCATGCCCTGCAGCAAAGATTGCCCAGGGACCAATGCATCAGTTGGATGATCAAATGACTGCCACACTGTCACATTCCTCTGATCAAACAGCACCAGGTTTCCTTGCTCTGTGATCTGCATACCTGCAACAGATCGGCCTGAAGTGCCGCTCGACCAGACGAGTCTGCCATCGGCTTCACGGAGGACCAGGATCCCATCTCCAGTCAGCTCCAGGGTAGCATTCTCTCCAACAGGGTGTGCCCGGTTGGCCGACCAGACAACCTGCGGAATACCGTTTCGTACCGAGGTGATACTGGCACCACTGTCAGTGTAGACAATGAAGACGGCGAAGAGGAACGCTTTGCAGGGTGGAGCGCAGAAGAACCCCGCGGCGAAGGAGGGGCCGAATATGGTTTTTGGTGAGCGGAGGATGATGGAGCGCACGGCTGACCCGTCAGTGAAGTCGACGCTGTGTTGGAGCACCGCGGCATTGTTGACCCACCGTGTCGAGAGGTTTGCCGTCGGATAGTCATAGAGCTGCTGCACGGAGATGGCCGGTGCTGCAGTTGCAAGCAtcagcaccaccaccgccgccacagcaGCGATGTCGAAGGACAAGAGATTTGCAGGACACATGGTTCTTGGATGGGAAAAGCGATGAGAAGCCTGCAAGAAACTGTGGCCAATTTCAGAGGTTGGCAAGATGTCCTGACCTGGTGATATGTCAATACATGTTGAAAGTTCAGGGATATATACCACACGGTGCTTTGAATTTggttttggaagtttgaattgGTTTCTCCAATCACCAGTTCTAATTCTAAAGGTTCAAGAATTGGCTGTGCCGCATTACATTGTCAAGTGGCTTGACCAGTGAGGCAGTGACTACCACCATGGACTCAGCGTAATTTCCGTGTgctatctcattgttttcttgtCAAGAAAAAGGGCAAGTGCTGATGCATCACCGTTAACAATTTCATCATTTAAGCATTGTCGGAGTAGATAATGGTATGGTTTTAAGCAATTTCGTAATTGAGCGCCATTCTTTTCTGCTATTTTCGTTTGGGTGAGCATACCAACAGACAGACTGGCTAATCTCAGGTGAGACCGGTAAGAAAACACGTGAATCATATTGTTTTATGTAAAATTGCAAAAAACGTCCCATAAGTCAGTTGAAGTTTGAagtcattttgttgcaaatgctCACCTCTTACTTAGTTTTGTTGAAAATGTCTACCTCCTATTTGGTTTTGTTGTAAAAACCACCCTAGCGCGTTTGTGCTTAATCGAGTCATtatgtttttataaattatGAGACGTCAATGTGTTGTGTATCAAACTTAAATATTTCTAGGAGTATAATcttgacactttttttttagatttcaCAAATAGAATTGTTGATGAGAGCTTAAATGTTGTTGCACTTAGTTTcgctaatgaaaaaaaaaatcaatgaaacATGAAGAATGAGTCTAATGCAAACACTTGACTCGGCTAGCTTAACCTATGAAGCTCTACATCAGCGATAACAGGCTGATCCGGTTAAGCATGTGcgtactaggttgatttttgCAACAAAATCAAGTAGGGGGTAAGTATTTATAACAAAATGATTTATAGAGTGAAATGTAAAAGTTCAAGTGACTTGTGGGGGTGGTATTTGCTATTTTCCTACGATAACAGGCTGATATGGTTAAGCACGTGCGTGCCGAGGTGATCTTTGCAACAAAATCAAGTAGGGGGCATTTGCAATAAAATGATTTATAGGGTGAAATGTCAAAATTCAAGTGACATATGATATGGCTTTTGCAATTTTCCCTTCTGTTagttatttgactttttttttctataatgcCCAAAATACCTCGAGGGTTTTGAAATATCTTTTGCTATTTTACTATCAGTTGCATAAATGCAATTAAATGTACTGTTATTCACTGcagtgaaaggaaaaaaaaccgtTCCATTGAGAGCTATAGTCAGATGTCTCAGTGGCAGCTATATTTATTcccactactagaaaaccaATTTTCCCAAGCGGCCAAAACTAATTTTTGCAGGCGGGAGAGaggtccgcctacgaaaatgcaaaaaaatgaacaaaaaaaatcgccgcaccgccgccgccacgcgcctcaccgccgcccccctcccccggccggatctgagaggggaggggaggggaggggagccgccgccgccgccgtcgtcgccgctaccgccgctcCACGTCACCCCgtgccgtcgtcaccgccgtcgcccccgccggcctcccccctccctcctccggccagatctagagggagggggcgaggggagacgccgccggccgccctgcgcgcgtcgccgccgccgccaccgtcccgcgccgtcgtcgctgccgtcacccccgccggccgcgcgcccaCGCTGCcccgcgcgcgtcgtcgtcaccgccgccccgcgccgtcgtcgccgctgtcggccccgccgtgccgccggagatgagaggagaggagagtcagtgagggagaggagaagtgagggagaggagaggagaggagaggagactgagtcagtggagggagagggagagagagagagttgagtggtgggaggagaagataagggtgGGTTTTTTTTAGGTAGGTACGATTTTTGCAGTCGGACCACATAAGGTTCGATTTTCACAGGCGTCGCTTAAGtagtccgcctgcgaaaatggcgccgcttaagtggtccgcctgcgacgGACAGCGAACtccaccccgatttatatttttgtaggcggtcatttgactataagagtcatgtccgcctgcgaaaaaaagACCGCTACGTTGGGAAAAATgtgttttctagtagtgtcccggtctgtttggttggatggagtTTTTAGAaaggattgggagtttagagagATGAGgctattagagcaggtacaatagtaggctataagccagctgcaaacatattttaaagagataaataaggagagagaagggtagtgggctacagatttgtagccagctatatCACGGACtgcaagacgcagtgtgtgtatgacaggttgaccaggcgttaatagtatagtatgtaactattgtatgaataagctattagattggctatagatgaattagagctagtatttggctatactattaaacttgctcttaagtgttttgtttgattGGGAGacatgtgaattttggtgggatggggatggggaattgaggaaagaactctctccttttcaatacctgggtaggggcagatAATTGGGAGAGAATTTCTCAtttactttgtctaagcaaatctcagccatccgtttttattaatgacttaatctccaactaaactccctatcaattttcATCAcatctaccaaacaagatattgggattaaaaatcaaattttcatcttaatctcatcatcaattccctcgtatAAACTCTCAATCCTCTTCCgtcgagttaccaaacaagccatAAGCGTACGTTCAAATTAAGCTTGGACTGACGGGCGCGTACCTGGGTTTCCCTACAGCGAAAAGAAACGGCACTGTAGTGTCACTGAGAATTTAGACGTTTTGGTGGAGAAATCCGGTGGGATTTTGCGGCTCGTTAAATCCGCCGTGTGCGTCGGGGACGACTCAACGTGGAGGTGGCGTCTCGGTCTCACATGGGGTGTTAGTGGCAGACAGGGCAGTGCACCACGAGGATGGCTGATGGGCCCCGCGAGACCCGTTCCTTTCTCTTTCTCATTacgtattaaaaatattgcttttttttatgCACTAACCATAAAAGAAtgacttgaaaaaaatatatcaaaactacTTGTAATCAGCTCGCTCTGCGTCTCCTGCTGCTGTCATGGAATGGGAGCTGAGAATGGAGGTGACAACTGGCGCGAAAACAATTTGATCGATCTCCAAGAGAAGAGACGAGCTATTTGATTTTGCCGTCGCCCGTCATTGtattttccttttctccgaGCCAAAACAAATTAACCGGGTAAAATATGGACATGCTACCAGCTACCGCTCCACCTATAAGACCACCTATAAAAGActctatccacctatacttcaaataaaattttctcttaaactactcatccgatttacgatccgattacaccgttgtatttgtaacaattaaatctttataacaagatctcacatgattatattttgatgaaaaattataaattacttttataataaatttaaattacttttagattttactaaattacttctttgacgtataaaagtaaacatacattatagaagtaacttataacaaaaggaaagtaactttaatgaatttacttctaatgtcgtgacaaagttacttccgttttgttttaatatatttttataatacatGTAAATaccttttaggctttattgaatttacttttatatgtctaagaagtaaattagtcaaatctaaaagtaacttatatatatatatatatatatgataaaagtaacttacgtatataataaaagtaatttacaaatataaatatttttttcatcgtaatataatcatgtaagatcttgttgtgaagatttaattataacgaacacaatggtgcaatcggattgtagatcggataagtaatttgagagaaaactttacaaggaagaaaaagacatgcatgtctaAGAGGAAAAACAAGCATGCACGTCAGCACGTGTAGCCGTACTTCTTCTCACAATTCGTTCGTCGCTGGTTTACACTAAACCGAGAAGCCtctcggtttagattttgcctattatctaataaaaaaaaagatggacatACTATCATGCACATTCCGCTTAGTAAAGCTAATGTACATTTGAAGTTTGAAAATCATGAGAGTAAAGATCGCCTTCGTCCTGATTGCATCCACGAGGGGGGAAAAGAAGCAGCTGAAGGCGCGCATTGAAGGCGGCTTATGAGCTTTgagatggaggcggcggtgtgTGAACTCTCAGATGGAGGCTTTGGTGAGTGGTGACAGCGTGAGGGCTCTCAAAAGCATTGTAGAAATAGATCACAACGTAGGATAAAAGCTCTCTTTTACGTCACCATTAAAATCTCGCTCtgcacatatatttatataggtcTTATAAGGAGATAGATCGTATCTGTACTCCGAtttatagattaaaaaaacctatcttatataaaaatttgtTTCACAACAATGGGTTTGGTTCGGTTTGTGTTATAGTCATAGGCGTATCTGATGGGTGGTCTAGGGACCATCCAAAAATACATAGCTAtaatttagaaaagaaaaaaaatattcttgaaaagagaataaatattttttttgcaccaGTAGTAATTAGCAAGTCGTTTATTAATATATCACATGGTATATGTTGTATACATTTTATATTTATGacacttaaaaattttaaaattatgtaAGGTGGACCACCATATAAAAATGCTTCACAGTGAGCTGGGTTGGACTTGGAGCAGTTTTTGTATGATGATCTGGGGCGTGTTTGGCCAGTGAGCtggctattttttttcagcGGTCAGGCTGTTGCCGAcgttttatatgaaaaagaAGATGCTccattttaagaaaaaaaatagaaccaaAACTTACAATGCATAGTTAATTAGAGAAATTGGGCGGCTATAAAACTCTTAACAACCTATCAAGACCGTGAAAATAAAGGACAGTCGGAGCCCAAAACAACTGTCGATAAAAGGCCAGTGAGCCGGCCTTGAATGACGATCTCCCCCCAACTCTCGATCTCGCCACCATCGAGCTTCCCCTCGCCACGCACGCTCTCCCACGCAACTCCAATCTGCCCACCACCAGTCCACCGCGCCGCCTGCTGTGTCCGCGTTGGCGTTCCACTCCGCTCTCGCTTGCGGGCGCCTCGTCCCCGCTTCCCGTCTCTGGCTTAGCCAGGCGTCAGGCCATCCATGGCCCCCGCACgggaggtgttcgacgaaatgcgcgagcgccaccgccgccatgagcTGTTTGGCATATGCTGGGAAAAAAGGCGATTCGTTTTACTGTTTGAGTTCGCCTAAACTCTCGTAGCATATGGGAGGAATCGATTCTCGTTTGTCTGTTTGAGTTCGCCTAAACTCCCATAGCATGGGAAATCGTGGGCATCGCCTGATGTATGCCAGCGGGATGCTTTTCTCTTTCAACAATTTTGACGTTATGGGACCTGTAAAACTGCAGGCACAAATTGGACGTGTTCCGGAGGAGTGGCGTGCACCTGATGATCCCCTCTTGGGTTATGGGATCTGGTTGGAGACGCGGATGAGAGGAACAATAATTTCTATCAAGCTCTAAGCAAGTAAGTTCACATTTCCCATCAAGTTTGTGAGTACGTATTTGTGCATATTATGAGATTGTGGCAGCTTTTTCATGAACATTTTGTATCTTAAGTTGTAGTGCACAAAACAAAGCTGCAATAATTTGTGCAAAATACAAAGTATTTTCCGGATGTGGAAGACATGGGACCAGAGATCATGATGGTTGTAGGCTTCTACTCATTAGGAGACTCCAAAGTTAAATGGGCTGACCCAGTTAACAGTTAAACACATGATAGGCTTCACTGCTGTTTTTCTAAGGCTGCTACTATTTTTTAACCTATTTTTCAGTAAAATTGTGTTGCTGATGTTTGTTTAACATATGGTCTGACAAATTTGCTTTGTTGGATCCTCCTAGAACTCCACCATTTATGGTTCTAACTTTTGACACATCAAATCAACTTGAGTTTGGTGATCCTAATATTTTTCTGGAGTTTAACATGTAAGCTCGTTTGAATTTGCTGTTTCTAATATCGAATAGACAAGACCAAAACTTACCCCAAATTTACTTTTAGAAATGCCATCTATGCATAGGTATATTACTAGCAAATTTTTCACACGCCATCCTTTCTGTACATAAGAGTTTGGGTGAATAAAGGGTGCATCTCCTTACTTTGGAACAAAGTTGAATTAAGAGTTTTATGTAATGACTAATCTACTGTTAAATTATGTTTTGTTCTGCATAAAATCATTGCACGATATGATGTGTATCATAATGGTTTAAGAACAAATTACTTACAAAATAACAAGAAATCCTTTCTATATGGTAAAAAAGAACTTCTTTACTTCCCTGAAGCATTACAAGTGTCCATCTTAGTCTTTTCATCTTGACCATTGAGCATGTAATATTGGCTCATTTCGCTTTCTAGTGTTCATCTGAGAATGGTTTTGGAGTTCTGCTAAAGTTAGCTTGTCATCACGGGCAAGGTAACTGTGTGAACTGTATAGGGCATTCGATAGCAGGTAGGGGTGACTTCTGTAGACAGCAGCCAACAGGTAAGGCAGTGGGTTACTGGGGTGCAGTTTTCGCTATGGGATGTGTCAGTGTTGGTTTTCAGATGACATGCACGGTGCATAACTATTGTTGAAACCCACCTCATAGGGTGAATTAAACCAATTTTAGAAGTTCAGGAGGCTTGCAATATATAGTTCTATTAGTTTCATGGAATCAACATTACTTTCAGAAAATCAAAGCCCACATTGCTTTCAGAACATGTACTAGTGGTGCTAATGTTTTTAACGACATACTCAAAACATCACCGAAAATCCAAAATAGCCAGAAAGTATTCTTTTGATGCTTTCTGAAATATAGTTCTCAAAGAAcgaaaaagataaaatataaaagtaGTAATAAAAGGTAAAGTACATGAACCTGATTTTCCTGTAATCATTAGCCACCCATTTCATCTTGGACCAGATAGTATTGATGCTTGAGGTGGAGCCGAATATGTAGATGGGTTGCCTTGAGCAGATATTACTGAATTTGCATTGAAAAAACTGTAATCTAGGCAGTTCTCCACGCTCATTGCACCTTCCAATACCTTGACAACCATTGACATAGAAGGCCTCCGGCTGCTGTCATTCTGCAAGCACCACATTGCAAGCTTCATCATTTGAATCACTTCCTCCTGGTGTGACACCATGTCATTACTGTGCTTATCAATCATATCAAGCAACTGATCGTTTTGAGCCTTTTCTCGTAATAGGTTGATGAGCTGAACACTCTCCTCGGGCTGTGAGATATCAATATTTTTCCTTCCACTTACTATTTCCATGAGAACAACTCCAAAGCTGTATATATCAACTTTTTCAGTGATCTGCGATGTTAACCATTCAGGTGCCAGATATCCAGGTGTGCCTCTCATCACTGTCACTACCTTGCTTTGATCCCTGTCTATTAGCTTGGAAAGTCCAAAGTCAGCCAATTTAGCATTGAAATTCTCGTCTAAAAGAATATTCTGTGGTTTGATATCCAGATGAGCAATTTTTCGCCTGCATTCCTCATGAAGATAACATAAACCCTTGGCAATATCCATAATGATCTTACACCTTGTGCACCAATCAAGAGGAGCATTGTTGTGGCGGTAATATATCCACCTATCAAGTGACCCTCTTGGCATATATTCATATACCAGAAGCCTATTTGATTTCTCTGCACAAAATCCAATTAGCCTGACAAGATTGATGTGCTCAATGCTGCCAATAGTCTCGACCTCTGCCAAGAACTCCTTCTTTCCCTGTCTAGCACCTTCCAGACGTTTCACCGCAACACTCTCTTCACCTATTTTTCCTTCGAAGACCGATCCAAATCCACCTTCGCCAAGCTTTTTACTGAAATCATCGGTGCATTCTCTCAACTTTTCAAAAGAGAACCGCGTTGGCATTCCAGGCAATATATCAAAATCTAATTCTTCATCTAGTTCTTGGTACTTCCTCCTCCTTCGTACATATATAGCAACAATAACAACTAAAACAAGAGTAGTAATTGCTGCAAGTGTAGCAGCTAAAATtgtcttctttttgttttgtgTAGGGTCAGAAGCAGAGGGAGTAATCTGTACCTTGAGGTAAGCGGAAGAGTTGTAATGAACAGTTTCAGGCTGTATTGACTGCAAGGAGAAGACCTCTGTTACTGATTGGCATTGTCCATCAGAATCATTCTGTCCATACCTGAACGCTACAGCCCTGCAGGAACAATTCTTCAAGCAGGCTTGCTTGCAGTCATCTTTGTTTTTTGCATTCATGATGATTTGGCTCTCATCAAAGTAAGAAACATCAGTAAGAGTCAAGAACTTATGATTTTTCATTTCTTGACAAGATATTGGAGTCACTGGTGCACAACCAAGATTAGCCTTCCGCTCGTCAACTGGATGGAAGTAGCTTGTACTAGAATTGTTCTCGACGGGACAGATACATTGCCCACCTCCACTTGTGCATATCCCGTACTCCCCGCACACTGTTGGAAAAGTACAGTCATCAGGGAATATCTTGATTACATCAGATACCATGGTCCACTTCGATTCTGTACCAGACCACTCATACAGTCTCAAGTGCCCATCAGACTCTAATCTTATGTACTGGGTGGACTTAGCACTTGGCAGTGCAATGCTGTTATCTGTATTTCCTGGCTGCGTGGACGGCACAAAGATACTGAGGCTGCCATTCGTGAAGGTAACCCTTGTCAGATTTTGTCCGCTCTTGTTTATTCTCACCTGTGGCTTATAGTAGAGCTGAGGTGGTGTTGATTCAACATAGCCATACAAACCATCTGGGAGAACAGTCATGTACAACTTACTCTCAGTCCAATTTGTGGTTGAGGTATTTGCTGTGAGCCTCATGCCCTGCTGCAATGACTGCCCAGGGACCAATGCGTCAGTTGGATGATCAAATGACTGCCACACTGTTCCATTCCTCTGATCAAACAGCACCAGGCTCCCATTCTCAGTTATCTCCATGCCTGCCACGGATCGGCCTGAAGTTCCGCTCGACCAGACAAGTCTGCCATTGGCTTCACGGAGGACTAGATCGCCTTCTCCGGTGAGCTCAAGGGTAGCATTCTCTCCTACAGGGCTTGCCCGGTTGGCTGACCAGATTACATGTGCCATACCGTTTACCACTGAGGTGATCCCGGCACCGCTGTTGGTGTAGACAATGAAGACGGCAAAGAGGAAGGCTTGGCAGGGTGGAGTGCAGAAGAACCCTGCGGCGAAGGAGGGGCCGTACAAAGCTTTCGGTGACCGGAGGACGATGGCGCGCACGGCTGACCCATCGGAGTAGGTGACGCTATGCGGGAGCACCGCGGCGTTGTTGACCCACCGCGTCGAGAGGTTGGCCATGGGATAGTCGGAGCGCTGCCCGGAGACGGACGGTGCTGCAGCTGCAAGTACCACCGCAACAACCGCCGCCACCATGACGCCGAAGCAAAAGGGATTGGGCCGATTGGCAAGACGCATGGTGCTTGAATTGCAGAGGCGACTGCAAGAAGAATCTGTTCTTTGGTTAAACAAATAAAATGTGCACTATCTAAAAGCAGGAAACCAGCCAGCCACCAAGAAACTGTGGCTATTTGGAGAAGTTGGCAAGATGCCCTGACCTGAGCCCTGATGACGCTGAACCGATGAGCTGATGTGGTCACCGAAAAGACGGCCTCGCCGTTGCCGGCGGAGGGTTGCCGGACTCCGAAGTGGTCAACTACTCGTCTTCTCGCTCTCTGGGTACAAGccaaaaagttcaaaactactATTCAACCATACCACCGGCACCGGTGCTTTGGTATTGGTTTTGTTGGGAAGATGGATTGACTTGACTACTTCTAAAGGGTGTATGATTGGCTGTGCCGACATTGCCATGTGATCGATTTTGACTGCCTGTGAACATTGAACAAGTTCTCGTGGTTTTCTTCACCTCGAAAGAGAAGTATGTCTCGATATTATTCACGCATTGTTGGAGTAGATACTGGTATGGTAGGGTAGGCATGGAAATGAGAAGATTCGTAATTAAGCATGCCGCGGCATTCCCTTCTGCCATTTTCGTAGGTAAGATCAGTGTGAAAGCACCTCCAGAATCAAATTGGTTAATGTAAAATTTACTGGTTCGAAGAGGGATGGATAATTTGCTCTGGTGGACACAGGATTAAAATCATGATGGGGCAGAGATGTTTGCTTTATAAGGACTCTAAACGCAACTAATATCatatttatactataattaaggcaaacaaaacaattttaaagCAAACCAATAATATTTGCGCAATACATAATTCATCATACGCCAAAAGACTCATAAAGCATTGTTGAtagatatatttaaaaaagataaatatatgaGAAGACATACCGGCAATAAAACACTAAGCTCTTCTAGGACTCTAGAAGGCTAAGGCAACTCTATCCGTTGGTCACCGATGACTTGAAACCTCTCCTTAACTTTTTCAAAATCAAGTCCTCTAAAATCTCCTTGTCAATGTAGCACGATGTCAAATCATTGAGCCATTTATCGGACATCCTACTGCGTAAATCTGTCTTGATTATATTCATAGCTGAGACAGTGAGACACTAATTTAGTGATTTGTTTGTTGATTCGCTGAGAGGAGTGAGAGCATGAGACGTTGCTTACTTAGTTACTTGCTAGTTGCTTGCTTGCCTGATTGATTCACTGCCCGAGCAGCCAGCAGGAGGTGAGGTCGGCACTCGGCAGGTCTCGAGCAGGCGAGAAGGAGGCGAGGTCGGCAGGcgctggcgggcggcggcctggcCGTGGCCGGCTGCGAGCGGCGTCGGGCCGGGCGGCCGGCCGTCGGGCGTCGGCTGTCGCTGCTTGCTAGACGCTAGGGCACCTgacggtgggcggtggcggctagGCGTCGTCGTCTGTCCTCTGCGGTGTGCTCCCTGTGCGGCGGACAGTAGTGGCGGCGTGTAGGCATCGCCAGCGACCGGCGTGGCAcctggcgcggaggcggagtaAGTCGACCGACGTCTCGGCTTCTGTCTCTCTCGGCGAGCGAGCGATGCGGGAGAAACAGAGAAACGAAACGTCGCGCTCGAGACAGAAGCGGACACTGATGGGCCGTCGCGCGTGGGCTTTCTACTTATGACAATTTTtgaatggaataagttcactggaggtccctcaacttaacagcgagatttttttgaggtcccttaaccacaaaaccagaaatgtctacccctaaacttactcaaaccgttcaccggaggtccctcggcagtattttcGCCCGATTTTGCTGACGtagcatcctagtcagcaaaaaaaaaaataaaaaagtacgtggga is part of the Oryza glaberrima chromosome 4, OglaRS2, whole genome shotgun sequence genome and encodes:
- the LOC127770191 gene encoding G-type lectin S-receptor-like serine/threonine-protein kinase SD2-5; this translates as MCPANLLSFDIAAVAAVVVLMLATAAPAISVQQLYDYPTANLSTRWVNNAAVLQHSVDFTDGSAVRSIILRSPKTIFGPSFAAGFFCAPPCKAFLFAVFIVYTDSGASITSVRNGIPQVVWSANRAHPVGENATLELTGDGILVLREADGRLVWSSGTSGRSVAGMQITEQGNLVLFDQRNVTVWQSFDHPTDALVPGQSLLQGMRLRANTSNTNWTESKLYMTVLSDGLYGYVESTPPQLYYEADVRTNKSGKYPTRVTFMNGSLGIFMHTTQAGKPEAIIALPEAKSTQYIRLESDGHLRLYEWFDAGSNWTMVSDVIQKFPDDCAFPTVCGDYGICTGGQCICPLQANSSSSYFHPIDERKANLGCAPVTPISCQEMQYHQFLTLTDVSYFDEGQIIANAKNRDDCKEACLKNCSCRAVMFRYYGQNDSDGECQSVTEVFSLQSIQPEIVHYNSSAYLKVQLTPSSPAPTQNSSSAPTQTSSFAPTQNKSNKMKAILGSTLAASITLVLVAIIVVYVRRRRKYQETDEELDFDILPGMPLRFSLEKLRECTEDFSKKIGEGGFGSVFEGKLSEERVAVKRLESARQGKKEFLAEVETIGSIEHINLVRMIGFCAEKSNRLLVYEYMPGGSLDKWIYYRHNNAPLDWSTRCRIILDIAKGLCYLHEECRRKIVHLDIKPQNILLDENFNAKLADFGLSKLIDRDHSKVMTVMRGTPGYLAPEWLTSQITEKVDVYSFGVVLMEIISGRKNIDISQPEEAIQLINLLREKAQNNQLIDMIDKHSSDMVSHQEEVIQMMKLAIWCLHNDSGRRPSMSTVVKVLEGAMRVENCLDYSFFNANSVISVQGNPSTYSAPPHASILSSPR
- the LOC127770192 gene encoding G-type lectin S-receptor-like serine/threonine-protein kinase SD2-5; its protein translation is MRLANRPNPFCFGVMVAAVVAVVLAAAAPSVSGQRSDYPMANLSTRWVNNAAVLPHSVTYSDGSAVRAIVLRSPKALYGPSFAAGFFCTPPCQAFLFAVFIVYTNSGAGITSVVNGMAHVIWSANRASPVGENATLELTGEGDLVLREANGRLVWSSGTSGRSVAGMEITENGSLVLFDQRNGTVWQSFDHPTDALVPGQSLQQGMRLTANTSTTNWTESKLYMTVLPDGLYGYVESTPPQLYYKPQVRINKSGQNLTRVTFTNGSLSIFVPSTQPGNTDNSIALPSAKSTQYIRLESDGHLRLYEWSGTESKWTMVSDVIKIFPDDCTFPTVCGEYGICTSGGGQCICPVENNSSTSYFHPVDERKANLGCAPVTPISCQEMKNHKFLTLTDVSYFDESQIIMNAKNKDDCKQACLKNCSCRAVAFRYGQNDSDGQCQSVTEVFSLQSIQPETVHYNSSAYLKVQITPSASDPTQNKKKTILAATLAAITTLVLVVIVAIYVRRRRKYQELDEELDFDILPGMPTRFSFEKLRECTDDFSKKLGEGGFGSVFEGKIGEESVAVKRLEGARQGKKEFLAEVETIGSIEHINLVRLIGFCAEKSNRLLVYEYMPRGSLDRWIYYRHNNAPLDWCTRCKIIMDIAKGLCYLHEECRRKIAHLDIKPQNILLDENFNAKLADFGLSKLIDRDQSKVVTVMRGTPGYLAPEWLTSQITEKVDIYSFGVVLMEIVSGRKNIDISQPEESVQLINLLREKAQNDQLLDMIDKHSNDMVSHQEEVIQMMKLAMWCLQNDSSRRPSMSMVVKVLEGAMSVENCLDYSFFNANSVISAQGNPSTYSAPPQASILSGPR